Proteins co-encoded in one Papaver somniferum cultivar HN1 chromosome 5, ASM357369v1, whole genome shotgun sequence genomic window:
- the LOC113283158 gene encoding F-box/FBD/LRR-repeat protein At5g22660-like, which translates to MHITFRDKNFPEEFISNCPVLDELSIEYCTWEAMEDFIMSAPNLKTLRIQAPKGVIRINAPNLTHFEYEGRIAKEYDVHRFSSLVNAEIDFCMYLEDKDDIETRREELGYAVMKLSERLSSVRFLTLSFETHKALSLVDNLNALLPAFNNLRYLEVSYICYSRYYKSLLCLLEISPKLKSVNFMHGFGGRLSENGIEVVLPPIVFSKLKKVTFGSFKGDEMELILAEFFLKNAKILESMVIYTCFKSQEKKMRTMERMLLFQRRSPKCKIVFSDKKR; encoded by the exons ATGCATATCACATTTAGAGATAAGAACTTTCCAGAGGAATTCATATCCAACTGCCCAGTCCTTGATGAGTTGAGTATAGAATACTGCACCTGGGAAGCTATGGAGGATTTTATAATGTCAGCTCCCAATCTAAAGACGTTACGCATTCAGGCTCCAAAAGGAGTGATCAGGATTAATGCACCAAATTTAACTCATTTTGAATACGAAGGTAGAATTGCAAAGGAATATGACGTGCATAGATTTTCATCACTAGTTAATGCAGAGATTGACTTTTGCATGTACCTTGAGGACAAAGATGATATCGAAACAAGGAGAGAAGAATTAGGTTATGCTGTGATGAAACTTTCCGAACGGCTTTCGAGTGTTCGATTCTTAACATTATCTTTCGAGACCCATAAG GCCCTCTCCCTTGTAGACAATCTCAATGCACTGTTACCTGCATTTAACAACTTGAGATATTTGGAAGTGAGTTACATATGTTATTCTCGGTATTACAAGTCATTACTGTGCTTGCTCGAAATATCGCCTAAACTTAAATCAGTCAATTTTATGCAT GGATTCGGTGGACGTCTATCTGAAAATGGCATTGAAGTAGTATTGCCTCCTATTGTGTTTTCAAAACTGAAGAAAGTAACGTTTGGGTCATTCAAAGGGGACGAGATGGAATTGATTTTAGCagaattttttttgaagaatgCTAAGATTCTAGAGAGCATGGTCATTTATACTTGTTTCAAGTCACAGGAGAAGAAAATGAGAACCATGGAGCGGATGTTATTGTTTCAGAGAAGGTCCCCAAAGTGTAAAATTGTCTTCTCCGACAAAAAGCGATAG